The proteins below come from a single Chryseobacterium sp. MA9 genomic window:
- a CDS encoding murein L,D-transpeptidase catalytic domain-containing protein — MNSRHVPQEKILEIKNYIKGKEYNQDLAVFINFKIPSGKYRYFIYNLKNNTIVQQAVVSHGSGSVIPKSDALKFSNVEGSYQSSLGKYVIGESYIGKFGKAYRLKGLDSTNSNAMQRAIVLHSYGCIPDVESQTPACLSLGCPMLSVNALKETAKYIDPSAKPVILYAFY, encoded by the coding sequence TTGAATTCACGACACGTGCCTCAGGAAAAAATTTTAGAGATTAAAAATTATATTAAAGGAAAAGAGTATAATCAGGATCTGGCTGTTTTTATCAATTTTAAGATACCTTCCGGAAAATACCGTTATTTCATTTATAATCTGAAAAATAATACCATTGTACAGCAGGCTGTCGTATCCCATGGTTCAGGTTCAGTCATTCCAAAGTCAGATGCTTTAAAATTCAGTAATGTTGAAGGTTCCTATCAGTCATCTCTTGGAAAATATGTCATTGGAGAAAGCTATATAGGAAAGTTTGGTAAAGCTTACCGGTTAAAAGGCCTTGATTCTACCAACAGCAATGCAATGCAAAGGGCAATTGTCCTTCATTCTTACGGATGTATTCCGGATGTAGAATCTCAGACTCCGGCATGTTTAAGCTTAGGATGTCCGATGCTTTCGGTGAATGCTCTTAAAGAAACAGCAAAATATATTGATCCATCTGCAAAACCGGTGATCTTATATGCTTTTTATTAA
- the radC gene encoding DNA repair protein RadC, translated as MAIKLLAEDDRPREKFLQKGKGSLSDSELLAIIMGSGNREEDALELARKILASVNNSWHQLSLLSAKDLMKFKGIGESKAVSIISALEIGRRRAVQEIPEKTIIGNSHDAYVVLRNQLSDLRTEEFWAILLNSNNKVIHVSQLTQGGISQSIVDVRTLYKTALDHFSTGIIIAHNHPSGSLKPSREDINITQKIKEAGNTLSIQLLDHIIVTQDSYFSFSDSGLL; from the coding sequence ATGGCCATAAAACTCCTTGCTGAAGATGACAGACCCAGAGAAAAGTTTTTACAGAAAGGTAAGGGCTCCCTTTCTGATTCTGAACTGTTGGCTATTATTATGGGAAGTGGAAATAGAGAAGAAGATGCGCTGGAACTGGCACGGAAAATTTTAGCCTCTGTCAATAACAGCTGGCACCAATTAAGTTTACTTTCTGCTAAAGATCTGATGAAATTTAAAGGAATCGGAGAGTCAAAAGCCGTTTCGATTATTTCAGCTTTAGAGATCGGAAGAAGGAGAGCAGTACAGGAAATTCCTGAGAAAACTATCATTGGTAACAGCCATGATGCTTATGTGGTTCTTAGAAACCAGCTTTCAGATCTAAGAACAGAAGAATTCTGGGCTATTTTACTGAATAGTAACAATAAAGTGATTCATGTTTCACAATTGACTCAGGGAGGCATAAGCCAGTCTATTGTAGATGTAAGAACTCTATATAAAACAGCGCTGGATCATTTTTCAACAGGTATTATTATTGCCCACAACCATCCCTCCGGAAGTCTAAAACCAAGCCGGGAAGATATCAATATTACACAAAAAATAAAAGAAGCAGGAAATACATTAAGTATTCAGCTTTTAGACCATATTATTGTCACGCAGGATTCCTATTTTAGTTTCTCGGACTCAGGATTATTATGA
- a CDS encoding ABC transporter ATP-binding protein: MIKARNIHKSYGNLEVLKGVDIHIKIGEVVSIVGESGAGKSTLLQILGTLDHPTQSNKYDTEIEIAGESFINMNDKQLSKFRNQNIGFVFQFHQLLPEFTALENVLLPTKIAGANEKEALEKAYALFEDLKIEQRLQHKPNQLSGGEAQRVAVARALINSPKIIFADEPTGNLDSKNADDLHRLFFDLRDKYNQTFVIVTHNPNLAEITDRKLVMKDGMIIE; the protein is encoded by the coding sequence ATGATTAAAGCAAGAAATATCCATAAATCTTATGGGAATTTAGAAGTACTGAAAGGAGTTGATATTCATATCAAAATAGGCGAAGTGGTTTCTATTGTAGGAGAATCAGGAGCAGGTAAATCTACGTTACTGCAGATTTTAGGAACTTTGGATCATCCAACCCAATCAAACAAATATGATACTGAAATTGAAATAGCAGGAGAATCATTTATTAATATGAATGATAAACAGCTTTCAAAGTTCAGAAATCAGAATATCGGTTTTGTATTTCAGTTTCATCAGCTTCTTCCGGAGTTTACAGCGCTGGAAAATGTACTGCTTCCAACAAAAATAGCCGGAGCTAATGAAAAAGAAGCACTTGAAAAGGCTTATGCTTTATTTGAAGATTTAAAAATAGAACAAAGATTACAGCATAAACCCAATCAGCTTTCAGGTGGAGAAGCGCAAAGAGTAGCTGTGGCGAGAGCTTTAATCAATTCACCCAAAATTATTTTTGCGGATGAACCAACGGGAAACCTGGATTCCAAGAACGCAGATGATCTTCACAGGTTGTTTTTCGATCTTAGAGACAAATACAACCAAACATTTGTCATTGTTACCCACAATCCAAATCTCGCAGAAATCACAGACCGAAAACTCGTTATGAAAGACGGAATGATTATAGAATAG